CCATTGTAAATTGGAATTGTATTATACTCCAtcagtttaaaaataaaaaatccaCCTTGTTGATTTTGTTTGTTCTAAAAATTGTAAATTGTCCTTtaatgtaaaaaataaaaaaaaaataaaaaataaaaaaaaaatagaaaaaaatcatTAAAGTTCTAATTATGgagtatgtattttttttattattggaTATATAGAGCCTTTAATATAACATGTAAtttattaattactttttataataATTTATTTTAGTTAAAATAGCTCATTGAACTATGGACATAATAGAAAATTCGCAATTATATtttaaacctaaaaaaaaaaatccGAAAATATTTTTGAGACTAGGGAGTAAATAGTTATCAATGTGATTGAGAACGATCTCTAAATATTGTTGATTCCGAAAGAACTTCCAACCAATATGAAAACACGGATTATATTTTTATAAGTATATTAGAAATATTTCAAGCCAACCATGCCTTCATAAAAATACTATAGCATATAATGTGTTTATAATCATTAATGAAACAGTGTGGAACCCTAATTCCCTAGTTTTTCGACCTAACTGAGAATCATTTTACTTTCTGTGAAGATTGAAGAAGTCAATTATCTATAGTTATGTAAGTGAGGGAGGTTATTATGAACTACATTGGTTCATTTGCTAGAAGCCATGACAATTCTGTTTTGTTTATGACTATATCTGAATGTACACTAAAGTGTTTTCAAATATAATAACTACGTACTACGTATATGATCTGATGCAACAGATCGAAAGATGGGGATGAGTTTGAGCAAGTTGTTTAGCCAGTTATTTGGAAAGACAGAGATGAGAATTTTGATGGTAGgtcttgatgctgctggtaaaactacCATCTTATACAAGCTAAAGCTCGGAGAAATTGTGACAACAATCCCTACAATTGGTACGTCGTCATCGTTATATATAGAAGATGTATATCATATAATTTCATTAAGTGATGCATCTTGAAAAACACATATAGGAATGTTTTCCCATTTTATTAGCTTAATAGTTAGAAGGTTTCTAATACTAAAAGTTTGTTTTCAGGATTCAATGTTGAAGCTGTTGAATATAAAAATATCAGCTTCACTGTGTGGGATATTGGTGGCCAAGACAAGGTTTGTACTGTTATTATTTAGTTCCGTGTTAAATGGGATCGAACTATCAAATTTGTGTTTCTTGTGGTTTGACGTAAATTGTGtctttttatttttgtttgtttcaaGATTCGTCCCTTGTGGAGGTTCTACTTTGCAAACACACAGGGGATCGTGTTTGTAGTGGATAGCAATGACAGGGACCGCGTAATTGAAGCAAGGGACGAGCTTTTTAAGCTTTTAAATGAGGTTTGCCATTCTCATTTACTTGCATATACTTGCAACTTATTTTCACTATCCTTTATATCATGGTTTCATCATGATGAAGTTGAACACAAAATTAATCCGATTTTTCGTATCCTTTAGAAAAGTCACTAGAACACCAAGTCTTAAttgtttttcttctttttttctttttttatttttcgcCGCAAAAGGTTAATAACCCCCAACCCAGACCAGTCCACAATCGGCTGTCAATTTCATAATGTGAGGGGCAAGATGCCCCATCCATTAACAATTCGAACTATGTGTCATTGACGCTCCTTTAAAGAGCCATAGTTTATTGATTCGAACTATCAGTCAACTTAAAGTTACTTCGATTGTAATTACAGGATGAACTAAGAGACGCGGTTCTTCTGGTCTTGGCTAACAAACAAGATTTGCCAAACGCAATGAATGCTGCAGAATTAACTGATAAGCTCGGTCTGCATACTCTTCGTCAACGCCCTTGGTAAAGTGCCCTAAATTCTAAAAAACTTTttgtttgattatttgaaatgttgtGGACACTTGAAGTATATTTAGAAGTTCTATTGACTTTTAAACTGTTTGACTCggttcataatcataatcacataTATTTGAACCATAACCCAAATATGACACATTTTTAAAATAACTTTGTGAATATATGTCTTGTTAACTAATTGGTATGTTAATGTTTAGGTACATTCAAAGCACATGTGCAACATCTGGTGAAGGGCTTTATGAAGGTCTAGAATGGCTCTCCAAAAACATTGTTAGCAAGGCAAGTTAACTTGAAGTGCTAAAAACATCTAGATTAGTAGCTTTTTTCTAGTTATGGACCGATGGATGGACGTATATACGTCAATTTTATTACTGTAATCTACTGATGTAAGCTTTGGTCCTTATGATATACCTTTTGTTGCAGGTATAAAAACGTACATCAGATGGGCACAAATGATTTCTTTGTGGTTCTCGTGTGGAAAATAATTAAGGATTCTTTATATATCCTTCAAATGCAGCTTGTACTATCGTGGTTTGGCTTAAACCAAAGTTTATAGGAAGATTGTGAATTGAAGGTTGATTTTATTTACGTACATTTGACTTTGATATTTATAATGACGTATTAATAAACTTATAATTATATATTGTTACTTCTTCCATCGTGATTTATTCTCCATTATCTCATTTTCAGGTGTTTTAAATAAATAGTTCACCTTCAAAAATAAATGACTAAAGTTCTTTTACTCAACACAACTATATAAAGTATATAATAATATTAGGTTTTgaacccgtgcgttgcacgactggTCAAAAATCTTTCAAAACTgatctctctctcacacacacacacacacacacacacacacacacacacacacacacacacacacacacacacacacacacatatatatatatatatatatatatatatatatatatatatatataatgatttttttCATTCTATAAGGAGCAATAGTGAATGATTATGATTTACTAAGAAAACACTATATGCATCTTTGTTAAAGTCACCTTAAAAAAAAATAGAACGGATGTCTagattaaatgattttgaaaggtTTAAATGTTTAATAATGCGATAATCAATTCCGGTATTAACAAAAAAATATGTAATGGTTCTTATTTAACCTAGAAACAGAGATTTGatactttttttcttttttttcttttcatatATTGAATCGAAGACAAGCAAATTGTGTACCAATGTGTTTAGACATTAGAATGATTTCATTGTTTCCCAGTCGACATGCAATTGATGTAATATTTATAGATGAATCGCTACCTAAATTCACTATAAAGAGAAATAGTTTTTTTGACGATGATGTTAATCTACCCCGCAACTAAGAATTTTATTTATGATTTACTATTAgactattatattaatattaataactagttTAATACCCGCGAATTCGCGAGATTTTTAAAGGCATATCGAGATATCGATGTAAAACTAATTATTTAATGTTATATATTTGTTTGACAATCATTTCACAtacagaataaaaaaaataaagtgtatTTATAGTGTATATACATGATCAAGCAATACACAATTGTTTTCTCGAAGCTAGCCGAAAGTCTTCTCGCACCATGACCCAAATCCATGCTTGTGACAATGTCTTACAATCACCACAATTGTATCGAAAGCGTTGCCAAAACAAAAACTACATAATATTTCATTTTAGTACTCAATGAAACCACTTCCCACAGTGACAATATTCTATAAGAGATTTTCACAAGAAGAAGAACCCATTGACAATTGTCTCTTGGCATGCATTACCAGCACAAACCTATTATAGCAAAAGAACACCGGTGATAATAGTAGTTAAGCTTAATCAGATCATAGATTATATATGAACTTTTCTAAATTTGGAACCAGCAGATCCAAAAGCACACTATTTTCTTAGGCAAGACTCATGCTTACAGAAAACATAATGCATATCACCCTGAATAAGTCACAATTACCTTTCATGGAAATTAACATAATTTAAGGTCAATAGGGAACTTCAACATGGTAAGTTTGATGTTGAAATATTAAGGTAAACTTACCTAGAGTCACATGCACATAAAGTGGTAATGTAGTATAGTTGCACCACACATGATTGAACATACTTCCCTTTCTTTGTAACTTGTGACAccctatatgaaaggacccgttcatatacattataaacgattcacaatagttgatttcatcgcgaggtatttgacctctatatgatacattttacaaacattgcattcatttttaaaagacaacctttcattacatcgaaagttgatatgcatgtataccatttcataatatgcaacttataaatgacctaatatgtcatttacttaataataatctctattgaactcaacgacttgaatgcaatgtcttttgaaatatgccatgaatgatttcaagtaatatctttaaaatgagcaaatgtacagcggaagatttccttaatacctgagaataaacatgctttaaagtgtcaaccaaaaagttggtgagttcattagtttatcgtaatcaatcatttccataattttaatagaccacaagatttcctttattcaataatcatacactcgcaagtgtttaaaaatcattcatatggattgaacacctggtaaccgacattaacaaaatgcatatagaatatccccaaaacagaaatccatctgtattaataactcggagtactaaagcataccattttccagtatgggggggagttagtgcccgtagatctacctttaggattcgcgtcaattagggtgtctgttccctaattcttaggctagcaagctaaaaggggtgatattcgatttgataatccaaccatagaatgtaattgcgattacttgtgtctatttcgtaaaatatttataaaaacagcgcatgtattctcagtcccaaaatatatattgcaaaagcatttaaaaagggagcaaatgaaactcaccatactgtattttgtagtaaaaatacatataacgtcatttatcaagtgtagggttggcatcggattcacgaacctatatcatttgtatatttattaatgcatttaatggaatcacataatttcctttattagtatatatttttagttatatagaatttatactaaattccattaaaaataaatactcatattatatcttaaattatatgttatatatatatatatatatatatatatatgttgtatatatatttagaatgtttaatacttatatatttagttatattagtatatatatatatatatatatatatatgtcacacccccaaattagggcctagggtatttgtgactaattatatcaaatcacagttgtataaacgagaacgactctatatgagacgttttgaataaaacatttattaataaaacagcggaagcattaaaagttttacatcaaatttaaactgaaataataataatagtcttaatgcaaagtaaatgtaatgaaatgaagactccatgtagcagcattcaattcatcaggtagcaatcatggcaatcatcttattcgtcacctgagacaaaacatgcttaaagtgtcaaccaaaaaggttggtgagttcattagtttatcaaaatcaatcatttccgttataataataggccacaagatttcagtttcataaatatccgtacactagcaagtgtataaaagcattctataagttgtaggcacccagtaacaagccttaacgttcatgttttaccctctgaagtacaccagatcaggtgtgtttaaaataacctcgaagtactaaagcatcccatagtcaggatggggtttgtcaggcccaatagatctatctttaggattcgcgcctaccgtacatagacaagtagtttaatgttaccaagctaagggtatatttctggtttaaacccacatagaattagttttagtacttgtgcctatttcgtaaaacatttataaatcagcgcatgtattctcagcccaaaaatatatataaaaagggagcaaacgaaactcacattaaatagcagttgaagtattccacgcaagaaaggaaagtaaagcaagtaagtgaccgagatatcaactagaagtagttctttaagagagaaatgagagattaaggtgtaagtttgaaatgagaaatgtatgtggtatttatagttgaaaatgttaggtaaaaaaaaattaaaataagtaaatcttaaaagttaaaataagagaaattattttgtatttttattaaaagtaaatcttaaaagttaaaataagaaaaagtagtttgtatttttattaaaagtaaaatcataaaagttaaaataagaaaaagtagtttgtatttttattaaaagtaaaatcttaaaagttaaaataagaaaaagtattttgtatttttattaaaagtaaattttaaaagttaaaataaaaaaaagtagtttgtatttttattaaaagtaaaatcttaaaagttaaaataagaaaaagtagtttgtatttttattaaaagtaaaatcttaaaagttaaaataagaaaaagtattttgtatttttattaaaagtaaatcttaaaagttaaaataataaaaagtagtttgtatttttattaaaagtaaatcttaaaataaaagtagtttgtatttttttttaaagtaaatcttaaaagaaaaagtgtttgtatttttgtatttatttattaaaagtatatatagttttgatttttttgtataaaattctaaaaaaaaaaaaatttgtttaatatatttc
This genomic window from Rutidosis leptorrhynchoides isolate AG116_Rl617_1_P2 chromosome 2, CSIRO_AGI_Rlap_v1, whole genome shotgun sequence contains:
- the LOC139891999 gene encoding ADP-ribosylation factor-like isoform X1, which codes for MGMSLSKLFSQLFGKTEMRILMVGLDAAGKTTILYKLKLGEIVTTIPTIGFNVEAVEYKNISFTVWDIGGQDKIRPLWRFYFANTQGIVFVVDSNDRDRVIEARDELFKLLNEDELRDAVLLVLANKQDLPNAMNAAELTDKLGLHTLRQRPWYIQSTCATSGEGLYEGLEWLSKNIVSKAS
- the LOC139891999 gene encoding ADP-ribosylation factor-like isoform X2 gives rise to the protein MGMSLSKLFSQLFGKTEMRILMVGLDAAGKTTILYKLKLGEIVTTIPTIGFNVEAVEYKNISFTVWDIGGQDKIRPLWRFYFANTQGIVFVVDSNDRDRVIEARDELFKLLNEDELRDAVLLVLANKQDLPNAMNAAELTDKLGLHTLRQRPWYIQSTCATSGEGLYEGLEWLSKNIVSKV